The following proteins are co-located in the Pseudomonas antarctica genome:
- a CDS encoding diaminopimelate epimerase, whose translation MTLFYDARGNIYGVVSPGYLRNRGIDVPERADLAANTRKDWASSAIASECGWGALPRAADAKAHRCDGLLVGPFQSAPPFDVLIVNTDGSLAERSGNGLTIFSQSLTDQGLMTQGCELRVHHDNADTASPLATYVEPAVYEQLAGFWLALGQPEFGPAAVGACGIDSVAMGAREFSHVDALAAINRHWAQSQFVRVGNPHCVTLVEQTSALPDNQSMLHPSLFEPLQAIAFAPPAGRGQPCLAGVNLQWAARSTGNQLIARVFERGEGPTASSGTSASAVACAAWRAGWVEAGDVAVVMPGGTAPVRLQSQGETLLSVSLFGAARPQT comes from the coding sequence ATGACCCTGTTCTACGACGCACGGGGCAATATCTATGGCGTGGTCAGTCCGGGCTATTTGCGCAACCGAGGCATTGACGTGCCCGAGCGCGCCGACCTGGCCGCGAACACACGCAAGGATTGGGCTTCGTCGGCTATCGCGTCCGAATGTGGATGGGGCGCGTTGCCGCGTGCAGCGGATGCCAAGGCACACCGCTGCGATGGTTTATTGGTCGGGCCCTTCCAGTCGGCGCCGCCGTTTGACGTACTGATCGTCAATACGGACGGCTCACTTGCCGAGCGCAGTGGTAATGGACTGACGATTTTTTCTCAGTCGCTCACTGATCAAGGCTTGATGACTCAAGGCTGTGAGTTGCGGGTGCATCACGACAACGCGGATACCGCGTCACCCCTTGCGACCTATGTGGAACCTGCGGTCTACGAACAGCTTGCAGGATTCTGGCTGGCCCTGGGACAGCCGGAGTTTGGGCCAGCAGCGGTGGGTGCTTGCGGTATCGATTCGGTTGCCATGGGCGCGCGTGAATTCAGTCACGTCGACGCGCTGGCGGCGATCAACCGGCACTGGGCACAAAGCCAGTTTGTCCGTGTCGGTAATCCCCATTGCGTCACGCTCGTCGAGCAAACCTCGGCGTTACCTGACAATCAGTCGATGCTCCACCCCTCACTGTTTGAGCCGCTGCAGGCGATTGCTTTTGCGCCACCAGCCGGGCGCGGCCAACCGTGTTTGGCCGGGGTTAATCTGCAATGGGCCGCTCGGTCTACAGGCAATCAGCTTATCGCGCGCGTGTTTGAGCGGGGTGAGGGGCCTACCGCGTCCTCCGGGACCAGCGCCAGCGCGGTGGCATGCGCAGCGTGGCGGGCGGGTTGGGTCGAGGCAGGGGACGTGGCGGTGGTCATGCCGGGTGGCACGGCGCCGGTACGGTTGCAGAGTCAGGGTGAAACGCTGCTGAGCGTCAGTTTGTTCGGGGCTGCACGCCCGCAAACCTGA
- a CDS encoding FecR family protein — protein sequence MMDNRSRDEAAQWFVRLQDAELSVEERQRFDAWRNECPEHQYEFDLLQGVWSATDLLPKARLQALCDEPVERPERRAILRYGIAASVVAAALGLGLFSALDHTKPYSAEFSTRLGEHRQVALPDGSMMDLNSRSVVAVHYEKGRRGVELKQGEAMFSVEHDTRRPFIVAAGAGQVTVTGTRFDVRRDDDQTRVVVEAGTVKVQGRSSDQIVTLTAGRGTHVDPRGQVAAAYAVNADELTAWRTGKLVFNNATLGEVVREVSRYREQPLRVNTAAVSNLRLTSVFKSSDTDALLKALPHILPVAVRALPDGSQEIISR from the coding sequence ATGATGGATAACCGTTCTCGCGACGAAGCCGCGCAATGGTTTGTACGCCTGCAAGACGCCGAGTTGAGCGTCGAAGAGCGCCAACGTTTCGACGCCTGGCGCAATGAATGCCCGGAGCACCAATACGAATTTGACCTGCTGCAAGGCGTGTGGAGCGCCACCGACCTGTTGCCCAAGGCCCGTTTGCAGGCCCTGTGCGATGAGCCGGTCGAGCGCCCCGAGCGCCGGGCAATCTTGCGTTATGGTATCGCCGCCAGCGTGGTCGCCGCTGCCTTGGGGTTGGGACTATTCAGCGCGCTTGATCACACCAAACCCTACAGCGCCGAGTTCAGCACTCGCCTGGGCGAGCATCGCCAGGTGGCCTTGCCCGACGGTTCGATGATGGACCTCAACAGCCGCAGCGTCGTCGCGGTGCACTACGAAAAGGGCCGGCGCGGTGTCGAACTGAAACAGGGCGAAGCCATGTTCAGCGTCGAACATGACACCCGCCGTCCCTTTATTGTCGCTGCCGGGGCCGGGCAGGTGACGGTCACCGGCACGCGTTTTGATGTGCGCCGCGATGACGACCAGACCCGCGTGGTGGTCGAGGCCGGCACGGTCAAGGTACAGGGGCGCTCGTCGGATCAAATCGTCACGCTTACGGCGGGGCGGGGCACGCATGTTGATCCTCGAGGGCAAGTTGCAGCGGCGTATGCGGTGAATGCCGATGAGCTGACGGCCTGGCGCACCGGCAAGTTGGTGTTCAACAACGCCACCCTCGGCGAAGTGGTGCGGGAGGTATCGCGCTACCGCGAGCAACCGTTGCGGGTCAATACCGCTGCGGTCAGCAACCTGCGCCTGACCAGCGTGTTCAAGTCCAGCGACACCGACGCCTTGCTCAAAGCCTTGCCGCACATCCTGCCGGTCGCGGTGCGCGCCTTGCCGGATGGCAGTCAGGAAATTATTTCACGCTGA
- a CDS encoding MFS transporter translates to MTAIPTPAPVVPGRLEQMSTRIAFFIAGFGIAAWAPLVPYAKARANLNEGTLGLLLLCLGVGSIIAMPVAGALASRYGCRRVLTAGTLMICLALPMLATVSSIPLLMAALFLFGAGLGSVDSTVNLQAVIVERASGKTMMSGFHGLFSLGGIVGAAGVAGLLGLGLSPLQATLVVIVIMAAALLKAGPHLLPYGSESSGPAFAVPHGVVLFIGCLCFIVFLAEGAVLDWSAVFLSAERGLDEAYAGLGYAAFALTMTAGRLTGDAIVRRLGATRVIVIGGTLATAGMLLATLFPAWETALLGYALVGAGCSNIVPVLYTAVGKQKVMPEHIAVPAITTLGYAGILAGPAVIGFIAHGSSLSTAFVLIAMLLAGVAISGKILKV, encoded by the coding sequence ATGACTGCCATCCCCACCCCAGCGCCCGTGGTTCCCGGGCGGCTGGAGCAAATGTCGACCCGTATTGCCTTTTTCATCGCCGGCTTCGGCATCGCGGCCTGGGCGCCGCTGGTGCCGTATGCCAAAGCGCGCGCAAATCTCAATGAGGGCACACTGGGCCTGTTGCTGTTGTGCCTGGGGGTTGGGTCGATTATCGCCATGCCCGTCGCGGGCGCCCTGGCCTCACGCTATGGCTGCCGACGCGTACTGACGGCCGGCACCCTCATGATCTGCCTCGCGCTGCCAATGCTCGCCACAGTCAGTTCGATTCCATTGCTGATGGCCGCGCTGTTCCTGTTTGGCGCAGGCCTGGGCAGCGTGGATTCGACGGTCAACCTGCAAGCGGTAATCGTTGAGCGCGCCAGTGGCAAAACCATGATGTCGGGCTTCCACGGTTTATTCAGCCTGGGCGGCATTGTCGGCGCGGCGGGAGTGGCCGGGTTGCTGGGGCTGGGCCTGTCGCCGCTGCAGGCAACACTGGTGGTGATCGTCATCATGGCGGCGGCACTGCTCAAAGCCGGACCGCACCTGTTGCCCTACGGCAGTGAAAGCTCGGGCCCGGCGTTTGCTGTACCGCACGGTGTGGTGCTGTTTATCGGCTGCCTGTGTTTCATCGTATTTCTGGCCGAAGGTGCGGTGCTGGATTGGAGCGCAGTGTTCCTCAGCGCCGAGCGTGGCCTCGATGAAGCCTATGCCGGCCTGGGTTATGCGGCGTTCGCCTTGACCATGACTGCGGGGCGCCTGACTGGTGATGCCATCGTTCGACGACTGGGCGCCACCCGGGTGATCGTGATTGGCGGCACGCTGGCCACCGCCGGCATGTTGCTCGCTACGTTATTCCCGGCCTGGGAAACTGCATTGCTGGGGTATGCGTTGGTAGGTGCCGGTTGTTCAAATATCGTGCCGGTGCTGTACACCGCCGTCGGTAAACAGAAGGTCATGCCGGAACATATCGCGGTGCCGGCCATCACCACCCTGGGGTATGCCGGCATTCTCGCCGGCCCTGCAGTCATCGGCTTTATCGCTCACGGCAGCAGCTTGAGCACCGCCTTTGTGCTGATTGCAATGCTGCTGGCCGGCGTGGCTATCAGCGGCAAGATTCTCAAGGTGTAA
- a CDS encoding glycoside hydrolase family 15 protein gives MVDFKNEPQSAIDAHGIIGDMRSAALVNDTGSIDFFCWPEFDSPSIFCSLLDTPEAGAFQLTPDLPNARREQIYLPDTNVLQTRWLSDEAVVEITDLLAVTEEIDDLPLLIRRVRVVSGKATIHLRCAVRHDYARSATHAAADKGGVLFTADGQPGLRLVGSHPLSLDDHSAVASFTLTQEEGAEFVLGGEDDPRVTNHCTDLYLERTLKFWRGWIAQSNYRGRWREMVNRSALALKLLTSRKHGAIIAAATFGLPETPGGERNWDYRYTWIRDASFTVYAFMRLGFIEEANSYMRWLKGRVSDCCGQPTKINILYGIDGRQELPETELDHFSGHGGAKPVRVGNEAFDQIQLDIYGELMDAVYLVNKYGEAISHEGWKHTVEVADQVCEIWNQKDVGIWEMRGEQHHFLHSRLMCWVALDRAIRLASKRSLPAPFARWDQTRQAIYADIWSNFWNEERGHFVQHIGSTALDGSMLLMPLVRFVAATDPRWLSTLEAIQKSLVRDGMVYRYRNDDSQIDGLQGTEGAFAACSFWYVECLARAGQVEKAHLEFEQLLRYANPLGLYAEEFDSQARHLGNTPQALSHLALISAATFLDRKLSGEKTVWQP, from the coding sequence ATGGTTGATTTCAAGAACGAACCCCAAAGCGCCATTGATGCCCACGGCATCATCGGTGATATGCGCAGTGCAGCGCTGGTCAATGACACCGGCAGTATCGACTTTTTCTGCTGGCCGGAATTTGACAGCCCGTCGATCTTTTGCTCGCTGCTGGACACACCTGAGGCCGGGGCTTTCCAGCTCACTCCCGACCTGCCCAACGCCCGCCGCGAGCAAATCTACCTGCCCGACACCAACGTGCTGCAAACCCGGTGGCTGAGCGATGAGGCGGTGGTGGAAATCACCGACCTGCTGGCGGTCACCGAAGAAATCGACGACCTGCCGCTGTTGATCCGCCGGGTGCGCGTTGTCAGCGGCAAGGCCACGATCCACCTGCGCTGCGCCGTGCGTCATGACTATGCCCGCTCGGCAACGCACGCCGCGGCCGACAAGGGCGGCGTGCTGTTCACTGCCGACGGCCAGCCTGGCCTGCGCCTGGTCGGCAGCCACCCGTTAAGCCTCGACGATCATTCGGCAGTCGCCAGCTTTACCCTGACCCAGGAAGAAGGCGCCGAATTTGTATTGGGCGGCGAGGACGATCCGCGCGTGACCAACCACTGTACCGACCTGTACCTGGAGCGAACCTTGAAGTTCTGGCGCGGCTGGATCGCGCAGTCGAATTACCGCGGGCGCTGGCGCGAAATGGTCAATCGCTCGGCGCTGGCCCTCAAGCTGCTGACCTCACGCAAACACGGCGCCATCATCGCCGCCGCCACCTTCGGCCTGCCGGAAACACCCGGCGGCGAACGCAACTGGGACTACCGCTACACGTGGATCCGCGACGCCTCGTTTACCGTCTACGCGTTCATGCGCCTGGGCTTTATCGAGGAAGCCAACAGCTACATGCGCTGGCTCAAAGGCCGGGTCAGTGACTGCTGCGGCCAGCCGACCAAAATCAACATCCTCTATGGCATTGACGGTCGCCAGGAACTGCCGGAAACCGAGCTGGACCACTTCAGCGGGCATGGCGGCGCCAAGCCTGTGCGCGTCGGCAATGAGGCCTTCGACCAGATCCAGCTGGATATCTACGGCGAGCTGATGGACGCGGTGTACCTGGTTAACAAATACGGTGAAGCCATCTCCCACGAAGGCTGGAAACACACGGTGGAAGTCGCCGACCAGGTTTGCGAAATCTGGAATCAGAAGGACGTCGGCATCTGGGAAATGCGCGGCGAGCAGCATCACTTCCTGCACTCACGCCTGATGTGCTGGGTGGCGCTGGACCGCGCAATCCGCCTGGCCTCCAAGCGCTCGCTGCCCGCCCCGTTCGCACGCTGGGACCAGACACGGCAGGCGATTTATGCCGATATCTGGAGCAACTTCTGGAATGAAGAGCGCGGGCACTTCGTGCAACATATCGGCAGCACCGCCCTCGATGGCTCGATGTTGCTGATGCCGCTGGTGCGCTTCGTCGCGGCCACTGACCCACGCTGGCTGTCGACACTGGAGGCGATCCAGAAAAGCCTGGTGCGCGACGGCATGGTTTATCGCTACCGCAACGACGACAGCCAGATTGACGGCTTGCAAGGCACCGAAGGCGCGTTCGCCGCCTGCTCGTTCTGGTACGTCGAGTGCCTGGCGCGGGCCGGTCAAGTCGAAAAAGCCCACCTGGAATTCGAACAACTGCTGCGCTACGCCAACCCCCTGGGTTTGTACGCCGAGGAGTTCGACAGCCAGGCCCGGCATCTGGGCAATACACCCCAGGCGCTGAGCCACTTGGCGCTGATCAGCGCAGCGACCTTTCTGGACCGCAAACTCAGCGGGGAGAAGACCGTCTGGCAACCCTGA
- a CDS encoding glucose 1-dehydrogenase: MQISLQQQVALVTGASSGIGAGAAKALAEAGAAVVLNYNSQAAPAEALAAQINADGGRAVAIGGDVSKEADVERLFAQTLDAFGHLDILVANSGLQKDANLVDMTLDDWNTVIGVNLTGQFLCARAAVRIFNRQGVREGVSRAAGKIIHMSSVHQIIPWAGHVNYAASKGGVEMLMRTLAQEVSEQRIRINGIAPGAIRTAINRAATEGAAQKELLKLIPYGRVGDVEDVANAVVWLASDASDYVVGSTLFIDGGMSLYPEFRGNG, encoded by the coding sequence ATGCAGATTTCATTGCAACAACAAGTGGCCCTGGTCACCGGCGCCAGTTCCGGCATTGGTGCTGGCGCCGCCAAGGCCCTGGCTGAAGCCGGGGCGGCCGTGGTGCTCAATTACAATTCCCAGGCGGCACCCGCCGAAGCCCTCGCCGCTCAGATCAACGCCGACGGCGGCCGAGCGGTGGCCATCGGTGGTGATGTGTCAAAAGAGGCCGACGTGGAACGCCTGTTCGCCCAGACCCTCGACGCCTTCGGCCACCTGGACATTCTGGTCGCCAACTCCGGTTTGCAAAAAGACGCCAACCTGGTGGACATGACCCTCGACGACTGGAACACCGTGATCGGCGTGAACCTCACCGGCCAGTTCCTGTGCGCCCGCGCCGCCGTGCGTATCTTCAATCGCCAAGGCGTGCGCGAAGGCGTGTCGCGAGCGGCCGGCAAAATCATTCACATGAGTTCGGTGCATCAAATCATCCCGTGGGCCGGGCACGTGAATTACGCGGCCTCAAAAGGCGGGGTCGAGATGCTGATGCGTACCCTTGCCCAGGAAGTCAGCGAGCAGCGCATACGGATCAATGGCATTGCACCGGGTGCGATTCGTACGGCGATCAACCGTGCGGCCACGGAAGGCGCGGCGCAAAAGGAGTTATTGAAGCTGATTCCTTATGGCCGGGTCGGCGACGTGGAGGACGTGGCCAATGCGGTGGTCTGGCTGGCGAGTGACGCCTCCGATTACGTGGTCGGCAGCACCCTGTTCATCGATGGCGGCATGAGCCTTTATCCGGAGTTTCGTGGCAATGGTTGA
- a CDS encoding sigma-70 family RNA polymerase sigma factor: protein MIPQPPRRTGFFEHYEELIGTWTRRLKNRQQAEDLAHDTFVRVLESRSTEVEQPRAYLHQTARNIAVDAYRREDRREALALETFDQRSPHSGDPEHFMHAIQLADSIERALAELPVNCRRIFIWQKIEGLTQQEIAVRLGLSKNMVEKYMIRTLRHLRDRLDAMAP from the coding sequence ATGATTCCTCAGCCGCCCCGCAGAACAGGCTTTTTCGAGCATTACGAAGAGTTGATCGGAACCTGGACACGTCGCCTGAAAAACCGTCAGCAGGCCGAAGATCTGGCCCACGACACTTTCGTGCGGGTGCTCGAGTCGCGTTCGACCGAGGTTGAGCAACCGCGCGCTTATCTGCATCAAACAGCGCGCAATATCGCCGTAGACGCTTACCGCCGCGAAGACCGCCGTGAAGCGCTGGCGCTGGAAACCTTTGATCAGCGTTCGCCTCACAGCGGCGACCCGGAGCATTTCATGCACGCGATCCAGTTGGCGGACTCCATCGAGCGGGCCTTGGCCGAGTTGCCCGTCAACTGCCGCAGGATTTTCATCTGGCAGAAGATCGAGGGTCTCACCCAGCAGGAAATCGCCGTACGCCTGGGGCTTTCAAAAAACATGGTGGAAAAGTATATGATCCGCACCCTGCGGCATCTGCGTGACCGCCTGGATGCGATGGCCCCATGA
- a CDS encoding TonB-dependent siderophore receptor has translation MKKLAVYNNKVSNTKIACWAPLALALAVSAALPAAYAADGIHIRAQPLGAALSQLGQQTSLQVFFSPEMVAGKQAPAVDGNVSPEQALGQLLHGSGLDYQMDAGSVTLRPQSNGTGEAGSPLELGVTDIKVVGDWLGDANAEVVQNHPGARTVIRREAMVEQGAMNVGDVLRRVPGVQVQEANGTGGSDISLNVGVRGLTSRLSPRSTVLIDGVPAAFAPYGQPQLSMAPISAGNLDSIDVVRGAGSVRYGPQNVGGVINFVTRAIPEKFSGDVGTTLETSAHGGWKHIENAFVGGTADNGIGAALLYSGVKGDGYRSSNNSNDIDDVIFKTHWAPTDQDDFSLNFHYYDASADMPGGLTQQQFRANPYQSVRDWDSFSGRRKDVSFKYIRQIDDRTQAEVLTYYSDSFRGSNIANRDLKTISSYPRTYYTFGIEPRVSHVFDVGPSTQEVSLGYRYLKEGMHEQASSLNLVNNVPTPGGQNDGHVYQDRTGGTEANAFYIDNKIDIGKWTITPGIRFEDIKTTWHDRPVVALNGVRTQEKNREVSNNEPLPALSVMYHVSDAWKLFANYETSFGSLQYFQLGQGGNGDQTANGLNPEKAKTYEIGTRYNDSVWGGEVTLFYIDFSDELQYVSNDVGWTNLGATKHQGIETSAHYDLSHLDPRLDGLTASAGFTYTKATSEGDVPFKGRDLPLYSREVATLGLRYDINHWTHNLDVYAQSGQRAPGTGTTYITQGTADGQYGDIAGYVSVNVRSGYDFGAQLSNLKLGVGVKNVFDQQHYTRSSDNNSGLYLGEPRTFFVQASVGF, from the coding sequence GTGAAAAAACTCGCCGTGTACAACAATAAAGTGAGCAACACTAAAATCGCCTGCTGGGCTCCACTCGCCCTGGCACTGGCTGTCAGCGCCGCGTTGCCTGCAGCCTACGCTGCCGATGGCATCCATATTCGGGCCCAGCCGTTGGGCGCAGCCTTGAGCCAGTTGGGCCAGCAAACGTCCCTGCAAGTGTTTTTCAGCCCTGAGATGGTTGCGGGCAAACAAGCCCCTGCGGTAGATGGCAATGTCTCGCCCGAACAAGCACTGGGCCAATTGCTGCACGGCAGCGGCCTGGATTATCAGATGGACGCGGGCTCCGTGACCCTGCGCCCGCAGAGCAACGGCACCGGCGAAGCCGGCTCGCCGCTGGAGTTGGGCGTCACCGACATCAAGGTGGTCGGCGACTGGCTGGGCGACGCCAATGCCGAAGTGGTGCAGAACCACCCTGGCGCGCGGACGGTCATCCGCCGCGAAGCAATGGTGGAGCAGGGCGCGATGAACGTCGGTGACGTATTGCGCCGTGTGCCTGGCGTACAGGTGCAGGAAGCCAACGGCACCGGCGGCAGCGACATTTCCCTGAACGTAGGCGTTCGCGGCCTGACTTCGCGCCTGTCGCCACGCTCCACCGTACTGATCGATGGCGTGCCGGCGGCGTTCGCCCCGTATGGCCAGCCACAACTGTCGATGGCACCGATTTCCGCCGGCAATCTGGACAGCATCGACGTGGTGCGCGGGGCCGGCTCCGTGCGTTATGGGCCACAGAACGTCGGTGGTGTGATCAACTTCGTGACCCGCGCCATCCCGGAAAAATTCTCCGGCGACGTCGGCACCACCCTGGAAACCTCGGCCCACGGCGGTTGGAAACACATTGAAAACGCCTTCGTCGGCGGCACCGCGGACAACGGTATCGGCGCAGCGCTGCTGTATTCCGGGGTCAAGGGTGATGGCTATCGCAGCAGTAACAACAGCAACGACATCGACGATGTGATCTTCAAGACCCACTGGGCACCGACCGATCAAGACGATTTCTCGCTGAACTTCCACTACTACGATGCCAGCGCCGATATGCCCGGTGGCCTGACCCAGCAGCAGTTCCGCGCCAACCCGTACCAGTCGGTGCGTGACTGGGACAGCTTCAGCGGCCGGCGCAAGGACGTGTCCTTCAAGTACATCCGTCAGATCGACGACCGTACCCAGGCCGAAGTGCTGACTTACTACTCCGACAGTTTCCGCGGCAGCAACATCGCCAACCGCGACCTGAAGACCATCAGCTCCTACCCGCGCACCTACTACACCTTCGGCATCGAACCACGGGTGTCCCACGTGTTCGACGTGGGGCCGAGCACCCAGGAAGTCAGTCTGGGTTATCGCTACCTCAAGGAAGGCATGCACGAGCAGGCCAGCAGCCTCAACCTGGTCAACAACGTACCGACGCCGGGCGGCCAGAACGACGGGCACGTCTACCAGGACCGCACCGGCGGCACCGAGGCCAACGCCTTCTATATCGATAACAAAATCGATATCGGCAAGTGGACCATTACCCCGGGCATTCGCTTCGAAGACATCAAGACCACTTGGCACGACCGCCCGGTAGTCGCCTTGAACGGTGTGCGCACCCAGGAGAAAAATCGCGAGGTCAGCAACAACGAGCCGCTGCCGGCCCTGAGCGTGATGTACCACGTCTCCGACGCCTGGAAACTGTTCGCCAACTACGAAACGTCCTTCGGTAGCCTGCAGTACTTCCAACTCGGGCAGGGCGGTAACGGTGACCAGACCGCCAACGGCCTGAACCCGGAAAAAGCCAAGACCTACGAAATCGGTACGCGCTACAACGACAGCGTCTGGGGCGGCGAAGTGACGCTGTTCTACATCGACTTCTCGGATGAGTTGCAATACGTCAGCAATGACGTGGGCTGGACCAATCTGGGTGCCACCAAACACCAGGGTATCGAAACCTCGGCCCACTATGACCTGTCGCACCTGGACCCACGCCTCGACGGCCTGACCGCCAGCGCCGGTTTCACCTACACCAAGGCCACCTCCGAAGGCGATGTACCGTTCAAGGGCCGCGACCTGCCGCTGTACTCTCGTGAAGTGGCGACACTGGGCCTGCGTTACGACATCAACCACTGGACCCATAACCTGGACGTCTATGCCCAGTCCGGCCAGCGCGCGCCCGGCACCGGCACCACTTACATTACCCAAGGCACCGCCGATGGCCAATACGGGGATATCGCGGGTTATGTGTCGGTTAACGTGCGCAGCGGGTATGACTTCGGTGCGCAACTGTCGAACCTTAAACTGGGTGTGGGTGTGAAAAACGTCTTCGACCAGCAGCACTACACACGCTCCAGTGACAACAATTCCGGCTTGTACCTTGGCGAGCCGCGTACGTTCTTCGTACAGGCAAGCGTCGGGTTCTGA